The Nitrospira sp. genomic interval CGGCGTCAAGGTCACGGACGGCCCGACCCAGACATCGTCCGGCAGCCGCTTTCTCTTCATCGACGCCCCCGACGGCTATGAGATCGAGCTCATCGAACGGCCCCGCGGCGTAAAAATCGTCTAGCAGCACCAACCCCTTTTCCTGCTCTACTCCTTCGTGCTACGTTTCTCGCCCGACTCGATTCCAAAGACACTCAAGAGGAGCCTCTGCATGAAGAACGGATTTTTTCGCGGTCACGGCCTCGGTAACGACTACATTGTGATGGACCCCAAGGAGCTGACCTTCAAGCTCACGCCCAAGAACATCAAAGCGGTCTGCGATCGCAATTGGGGCCTGGGCAGCGACGGCATTCTCGGGCTCGTCCCGAGCAAGAAAGCCGATTTCGGCCTGCGCATTTACAACCCGGACGGCAGCGAAGCGGAGAAGTCCGGCAACGGCCTGCGCATTTTCGCCCGCTACCTGCATGCCACCGGAAAGACGAAGAAGAAACATTTTACCGTCGAGACGAAGGGCGGCCTCGTCACGATCGATTTGCACATCGATCGCCATGGCGATGCGAGTGCCGTGACCGTCGAGATGGGGCAGGCCACCTTCAAGCCGGCGGCCCTTCCCTGCACCATGGCCGTCGAGGAATTAATTCAGCAGCCGATCGACGCGGCCGGGCACACGTTGTCCTTCATGGGCGTGAGCGTCGGGAACCCCCATTGCGTAGTCTTCAAGCAGGCGGGAGAATCCTGGTCGCGCGAAGATCTCCTCAAGCTCGGCCCGGTTCTGGAGAACCACGCGCTCTTCCCAAAACGGACGAATGT includes:
- the dapF gene encoding diaminopimelate epimerase, coding for MKNGFFRGHGLGNDYIVMDPKELTFKLTPKNIKAVCDRNWGLGSDGILGLVPSKKADFGLRIYNPDGSEAEKSGNGLRIFARYLHATGKTKKKHFTVETKGGLVTIDLHIDRHGDASAVTVEMGQATFKPAALPCTMAVEELIQQPIDAAGHTLSFMGVSVGNPHCVVFKQAGESWSREDLLKLGPVLENHALFPKRTNVQLAVPTGPKEIFILIWERGAGETQASGSSSCAAASAAVRLGLVKSPVTVKMPGGTLNIEVAKDFSLTMKGPVAEVARGTLSPSFLRTLK